AATCTCTATCGCCAGTATCTCGCACAGAGCCAAATTTTTATTGGGATCTATTGGAACCGATATGGATGGGTTGCGCCTGGAGAAACAATTTCTGGTCTGGAGGATGAGTATGACTTATCCGGCAATCTACCAAAATTGATTTATATCAAAAGCAGTGAGGTCAATCGCGAGGTAAAATTGGATCAACTCATCCATAAAATTCAAGCGGATGATCAGGTCTCCTACAAGTATTTTAATACATCAGAAGAATTAAAGCAATTGATAGCAGGAGACCTTGCCATTTTGCTGACCGAAAGATTCAGACAAAGTTCGCTGGAAGCATTGCCGAGCACAAAAGAAAGCTCTTTCCATTCCATTCCGGTGAAGGCCAATTCGATGGTCGGCAGAGAAGACAATGTGAAGGAACTATTAGATATGTTGAGTCATTCTGAATACAGATTGATCACGCTTTCAGGTCCGGGAGGAATTGGAAAAACAAGATTGGCGATGGAGCTTGCTCAAAATCTTCTCCATGAGTTTGCAAATGGAGTGGCCTACGTTCCACTCGCCCCGGTGAGAGATCATGAATTGGTGGCAGAAACCATCGCCTATCATCTTGGTATGAAATTATCAGGTGCCAATGCCATCGAAAGTTTGAAATTGTTTCTGGAAAATAAAAATATGCTTCTGATTCTGGACAATTTCGAGCAAGTCATACAGGCAGCTCCCATGATAGATGATTTACTGGCTGCTTCGCCTGGATTAAAGATTTTAGTAACTAGCAGAGAAAGATTGTCTCTATCTTCCGAGCAGGTGTATGTGGTTCCTCCTTTGACGAGTCAGCTCAAAAATTCAGAGAACAATACAGAAGAAATTCCATCCGCTGTCAAACTTTTTATACACAGAGCAAAGGCCGTGCAACCCTCTTTTGAATTAAATGAAAACAACAAAGAAGTTCTGTTTAAACTTTGTAAACGATTGGAAGGATTGCCTTTGGCCATTGAATTGGCCGCCGGTCAAATCAATATTTTTTCCCCCAGTTTACTTTTGCAAAAACTTGAGTTAAGCCTGGATGTGCTCAAAGCCCAATACAGAGATATTCCGGAACGCCAAAAAACCATGCGCAATACCATTGCCTGGAGTTATGAATTATTGTCAAAAGCACAACAAGAACTCTTGCTTCAAATCAGTGTATTCCCTTCCGGTATGTTGCTCAATTCCATTGAAAATATTCCTCTCAGTCAAGGAGAAGAAGTCTATAGTCTCTTGTCATCGCTGATGGATAAAAGTCTTTTGCAAAAAGAAGAAGAAGGATTGATGCCGAGATTTCAAATGCTGGAAAGTGTAAGAGAGTTTGCTTTGGCACAAATGAAGGAAGAGGGTCTTTGGGATCATTTTCACCAAGTTCAGGCGGAGTACTACCTTCAGTCTCTCCCCATGATTCGCCTGCATCAAAACGAAGTGGATCAGGTAGAATTGCTTCGTTGTCTTGAAAAGGAACATCCCAATATTCGACAAACTTTGGATTATTTAATGCTACATGAAGAGCTTCAAAAAGTAACTGAAATTGCTTCCAATTTATGGTTGTTTTGGTGGGTCAATGCTCACGCGAAAGAAGGATATAACTGGCTTAAAAAAGCCTGGGATTTGTACAAGCAAAAAAAGATGCCACTGAATGAATATACATTCGCTCTGTTGGCTGCTCATACCGGTATCATGTCATTTATGCAAAGGGATTTGCAGACTTTTCAGGAATCTTTGGGTGTAAATTTTGAATTAATCCTTCGACAAGAAAACAGTGAACTCGTGGCAACCGCCTGTCTGGTCACAGGAGTGGTCAAGACCATTCTCAAAGATTATACGAGTGCCAATCAATTGTTGACTACCAGTTTGAACTTATTCAAAAAAATAAAGCACCATACAGGCACCAGTCTTGTGTTAAGCGCTTTGGGCAGAAATGCAATATATGGCGGTGGACAAACAAGCCTGGCAAGGAAATATTATAAGGAAAGTATGGAGATGGCCAGGTTGGATAAAAATGACATCTCTTATATCATTACCCTTTCCGGATTTGCACTAAGTGAAGCCATGGACAAAGATCCTTCTGCACAAGAGTATTTAAAAGAAAGTTTAAAACTGAGCGCCGATATTCATTTTTTTGAAGCCATCGCCTGGTCTTTGGAAATCTGGTCCATTGTATCCATCAATGAAGGCAAACTAAAACGCGCGATTACTTTGATGAGTGCAGCCGAACATTTAAGAAACATCACCAGCCTTCCTGTCTGGGACGATTTACATGAACTGATCCAGTATTCTAAAATGGAAATTGTACAACAAATGGATCAAAATGTCTATGAAGAATGCTGGACTTTTGGAAGCACCATGAATCTTGACACCATGGTTCATTTTGCCCTAAGTGATTTGGTGCAGCAGGAACAAAAGGCTGCTTAATGATCTTTCTATGGATCGGTCAATTTATTAAATAGTTCTCATAGATTCTTTGAGGTTTGTTGGGTTGTTGCGCATTCCATGCTGTAATCACCACAACCATATTTTCCTCCCTGGACACGATTATATTTTGACCTCCTGCGCCTCTTGCCAGAAAGACATTTGACTTTACATTTTCGGTGGTCACCGGCTGACTCCACCAAAAATATCCATAGTCGTATCCTCGGTAAAATCCATTCGGATGTTCATTCTTCACGTGGGAAGAAATTGCAGACAATACAAAGCTTTCAGGAATCAGCTGAACACCATTCCATTTTCCATTCTGAAGATACAACTGACCCAATTTGGCCATGTCACGTGAACTCAGATACAACAAAGCCATTCCATTGTTCTGTGGTCCTTTATTTCCCTGCCAGAATTGGAATCTCTTTATTCCAAGCGGATCGAACAAGTATTTTTTTGCAAACAAATCAATGTTCAAACCGGATGCCCTCTGGATGATTCCTGCCACCAGGACAGGTGCTGCATTGCTATAATTAAACAACCTTCCCGGAAGCGTATCCATTGGAGTTTCTAAAATGGCATGATACCAGTTTCCCTCCGTCTGCATCACTCTTCTCCAGCTATTTTCCGGATCATCCCATATTTGTTCCTTCCATTTAAAACCATGGCGTTGAGTCAGTAAATCTTCAATCCTTAATTGTTGAAGGCGCTTATCCTCTACCATCAGTTCCGGGAAAAAATCAAGTACCCTTTCGTCAGTGCTTTTAATATAATTCAATTGCAAGGCACATCCCATCAAGGTAGAAACGACACTCTTTGTGGCAGACTGGAGCTGATGCAGTGAATCTTTTGTCCAGGAGGAATAATATTTTTCAAAAACCATTTTGCCATCCTTAATGACCAATAGACTGTGGATTTCTCCAAACTCAGCTTTTTGAATGGCCCTGTCAGCCTTTAGGGCTCTTTGAAGGAGCTCTGGATGCTCAGCCTTTTCTTCAAAATAGATTTGAGCCAATAGGCCAAATGGACTTAATAAAATCAGAAGAAAAATGGGATATTTACTTTTCATATAAAATCACACCTGTCCAAAATAAGTTTAAATTTGAAATGTGGCCATTGATTTAAAGTGAATACTAATTTTGAATCGTTATTATAAAACTGAAAACCCATAACAGTTATTACAATTTAAAAAAATTTTTTTAATAAACTTCATGTATGTTACTTTCTTTTGGCCGTCAAAAGAAAGTAACCAAAGAAAACTCGCGGCTGGACTCCTCGCTCACCCAACTGCAGCTCTTTCGCTATGCTAAAAAAACTCGCCTCTACCTTCTCCTACTGGACTCCACAATCCTCGCTTCGCCAACTCCGTCATTGTGGGTAGCTCCTCGGTTGGGCTCAGACAGTTTTTAGCATGACCGCGAAATTCGCTGGTTGGGTACCCGAGCTGCGGAGCCCAAAGCCGCATTGAAATGCATGAAAACCATCATTATTCCTGATATTTCAATCTAAATAATGAGTACTATTAAGAGCCTTTTCGTCAGCGGCCTAAGAAGGACAGATTTTGGAAATAGCGCCTTATATTGTCGCTCCTTTAACTGAAACTAATATGATGCACTCATCAAATATACCATCCAAATGAAATGACAATATGGAGCGGCAATATACAGCGCCCAAAATCTGTCCCAACAGAGAACCTTTCAAAATGAACCAAATAAAGATCAATAGAACCAAGGAAGATGCCGCCTCAGAAAAGGCTGCGTTTTTGTCCACTTTTTGCGCGACAAAAAGTGGAAAAGTTAGTTTCTAAAAATTATTTTGGACATATGTGATATAAAATTTAATTCAAACTTACTAAATGATTACGATTGGCAGAGTGGAATGTAGATGGCTTTTGCTGTTTTATTTTTCCTTACGCCAATGTCCGGTTCATATTCATGCACCCATGCAAAATTCCATTCAAAGTGGTGATGAACTTATTTCCGGGCTTTTGCCACTTTGGATATTTCATCCAGGATGTATTTGC
This window of the Saprospiraceae bacterium genome carries:
- a CDS encoding DUF4062 domain-containing protein: MKTSIISESDSIILTPDQRLRVFVSSTLQELAEERMAAKEAIQSIQMIPVLFELGARSHAPRNLYRQYLAQSQIFIGIYWNRYGWVAPGETISGLEDEYDLSGNLPKLIYIKSSEVNREVKLDQLIHKIQADDQVSYKYFNTSEELKQLIAGDLAILLTERFRQSSLEALPSTKESSFHSIPVKANSMVGREDNVKELLDMLSHSEYRLITLSGPGGIGKTRLAMELAQNLLHEFANGVAYVPLAPVRDHELVAETIAYHLGMKLSGANAIESLKLFLENKNMLLILDNFEQVIQAAPMIDDLLAASPGLKILVTSRERLSLSSEQVYVVPPLTSQLKNSENNTEEIPSAVKLFIHRAKAVQPSFELNENNKEVLFKLCKRLEGLPLAIELAAGQINIFSPSLLLQKLELSLDVLKAQYRDIPERQKTMRNTIAWSYELLSKAQQELLLQISVFPSGMLLNSIENIPLSQGEEVYSLLSSLMDKSLLQKEEEGLMPRFQMLESVREFALAQMKEEGLWDHFHQVQAEYYLQSLPMIRLHQNEVDQVELLRCLEKEHPNIRQTLDYLMLHEELQKVTEIASNLWLFWWVNAHAKEGYNWLKKAWDLYKQKKMPLNEYTFALLAAHTGIMSFMQRDLQTFQESLGVNFELILRQENSELVATACLVTGVVKTILKDYTSANQLLTTSLNLFKKIKHHTGTSLVLSALGRNAIYGGGQTSLARKYYKESMEMARLDKNDISYIITLSGFALSEAMDKDPSAQEYLKESLKLSADIHFFEAIAWSLEIWSIVSINEGKLKRAITLMSAAEHLRNITSLPVWDDLHELIQYSKMEIVQQMDQNVYEECWTFGSTMNLDTMVHFALSDLVQQEQKAA
- a CDS encoding serine hydrolase — translated: MKSKYPIFLLILLSPFGLLAQIYFEEKAEHPELLQRALKADRAIQKAEFGEIHSLLVIKDGKMVFEKYYSSWTKDSLHQLQSATKSVVSTLMGCALQLNYIKSTDERVLDFFPELMVEDKRLQQLRIEDLLTQRHGFKWKEQIWDDPENSWRRVMQTEGNWYHAILETPMDTLPGRLFNYSNAAPVLVAGIIQRASGLNIDLFAKKYLFDPLGIKRFQFWQGNKGPQNNGMALLYLSSRDMAKLGQLYLQNGKWNGVQLIPESFVLSAISSHVKNEHPNGFYRGYDYGYFWWSQPVTTENVKSNVFLARGAGGQNIIVSREENMVVVITAWNAQQPNKPQRIYENYLIN